In Solenopsis invicta isolate M01_SB chromosome 1, UNIL_Sinv_3.0, whole genome shotgun sequence, one genomic interval encodes:
- the LOC105203751 gene encoding ABC transporter G family member 9 has product MIISKDLFLLGDQDYLRLPVNEKRQQRAMGRPIINAPRVESSALQLVCPLDSRPVQLIFRGLQVVKEKRVLLRDVSGVVKPGELLAVMGPSGCGKTTLLNCLSGRVGVDGGEIWLNRERLTKRWRRRICYVQQQDIFFPDLTLRQTLEYQARLRLPDILSHSQKMQCVDHIIEVLDLAGCQDTIIGDYSKRGISGGEKKRTSIACELLTNPSLMLLDEPTSGLDSHSAQALISRLKKYAEQEGKSIVVTVHQPSSRMFHSFSKLLLLSNGQVAYYGSTANVGRFFSTIGLTLLPHYNPADFILEQIKGPEEVRDRIVAAARAARQGPDCPPELRPEYNPSQHPLCDHLIHYHEHHISHNVKEDEGRTLWLDTQSHASSSASSADDDYSWQWPTSFWSQFKVLSERNFQEARPRMLSRLHWLQTVALGLLTGLLWLGLPRTEAAIHDIQGWMFFSNTYWMLFAHFGALTSFPPEREVINKERLSGSYRLSAYYLAKMVGELPLTITLPAVYHIISYPMLGFHNIAVFITLLAFLLLNTVVAQSVGFFVGACCEDLQVGITVSALYTLSTQLLGGYLATSVPPWLAWARYISMMHYAYQNMQILEFGVGEPIACSQPSKFAECRNGTTIPVSAILESQGGVKGSGLPLWANTAVLLAFLIVFRTLGYLVLRYYRVPK; this is encoded by the exons AGTGGAAAGCTCAGCGCTGCAGTTGGTGTGCCCGCTGGATTCTCGTCCGGTGCAGCTAATCTTCCGAGGATTGCAGGTGGTCAAGGAGAAGCGAGTGCTCCTTCGAGATGTTTCGGGAGTCGTCAAGCCAGGCGAATTATTGGCCGTTATGGGCCCTTCAG GCTGTGGTAAAACAACACTGCTGAACTGTTTGTCCGGCCGCGTCGGCGTGGACGGCGGTGAGATCTGGTTGAATCGCGAGAGGCTCACCAAACGGTGGCGCAGAAGAATCTGCTACGTACAACAGCAGGATATTTTTTTCCCCGATCTCACCTTACGACAGACACTTGAG TACCAGGCGAGGCTGAGGCTTCCGGACATACTCTCACACTCCCAGAAGATGCAGTGCGTGGATCACATCATCGAGGTCCTCGACCTCGCGGGCTGCCAAGACACCA TCATTGGAGATTATTCGAAGCGGGGGATTTCCGGTGGTGAGAAGAAAAGGACGAGTATAGCTTGCGAATTACTCACGAATCCATCATTAATGCTACTAGAC GAACCCACGAGCGGACTCGACTCGCACTCGGCTCAAGCACTGATCTCGCGGTTGAAGAAATACGCCGAGCAAGAGGGTAAGAGCATCGTGGTGACGGTACACCAACCTAGTTCCAGGATGTTCCACAGTTTTAGTAAGCTTCTCCTACTGAGTAATGGTCAAGTGGCGTACTACGGTTCGACGGCGAATGTCGGCAGATTCTTCTCTACGATAGGACTTACGCTACTGCCGCATTACAACCCCGCAGACTTCATTC TGGAACAAATAAAGGGGCCAGAGGAGGTTCGAGATCGCATCGTTGCCGCAGCGAGAGCTGCAAGACAGGGACCTGACTGCCCACCGGAACTTCGCCCGGAGTATAATCCCAGCCAACATCCGCTCTGCGACCATCTCATCCATTATCACGAGCACCACATCAGCCACAACG TGAAGGAAGACGAAGGCCGTACGCTATGGTTGGACACACAAAGCCACGCCAGCAGCAGTGCGAGTTCTGCTGATGACGACTATTCCTGGCAGTGGCCCACCAGTTTCTGGTCGCAGTTCAAA GTATTATCGGAAAGAAATTTTCAAGAGGCACGACCACGGATGTTGTCGCGTCTTCACTGGCTGCAAACGGTAGCTCTTGGGCTTCTAACTGGGCTTTTATGGCTGGGTCTTCCCAGAACTGAAGCAGCCATTCACGATATTCAGGGGTGGATGTTCTTCAGCAACACATACTGGATGCTTTTTGCACATTTTGGAGCGCTCACGAGCT TTCCCCCGGAGCGCGAGGTGATCAACAAGGAACGCCTGTCAGGATCCTATCGGCTCTCGGCCTACTACCTGGCGAAGATGGTGGGCGAGCTGCCGTTGACGATAACGCTGCCCGCAGTCTACCATATAATTAGTTACCCAATGTTGGGCTTCCATAATATAGCGGTCTTCATCACGCTGCTCGCATTCTTGCTGCTCAACACTGTAGTCGCACAG AGTGTCGGATTCTTCGTGGGCGCATGCTGCGAAGATCTGCAGGTGGGCATCACCGTCTCCGCGCTTTACACACTTTCGACGCAGCTTCTGGGCGGTTATTTGGCGACGTCGGTCCCACCATGGCTAGCGTGGGCCAGATACATCAGCATGATGCATTATGCCTATCAGAATATGCAGATTCTGGAATTCGGCGTCGGCGAACCGATCGC ATGCTCCCAGCCGAGTAAGTTCGCCGAGTGCAGAAACGGCACGACGATACCCGTTTCCGCGATTTTGGAGAGTCAAGGCGGGGTCAAAGGTTCTGGTCTACCATTGTGGGCGAACACAGCGGTGCTACTGGCGTTCCTAATCGTTTTCCGCACCCTGGGCTACCTCGTCCTGCGTTACTACCGTGTACCAAAATGA